From one Candidatus Lernaella stagnicola genomic stretch:
- a CDS encoding S8 family serine peptidase: MKVFAYTVPFLLVLLTLALAPAAQAAWLDPTLSDQIDAADAEEYVNIYVVLKEQADLQTALAEAELAGGDRAQRHFEVISRLHETADLTQGPILEMLQIHRANGLVKEFKAFWIANAFAIQAKPGFVLLIAEHPAVASVYNDYEIALVDPTEIHADTPRAVAAVESGITSSRAPELWALGIDGSGALACDQDTGADGSHAAFAGRWRGLDAGVPAGEAWFDPLDNETFPSESCPSWWSCNEHGTHTLGTMVGDDGSGNQVGMAPGAKWIGAKTIDTGGNIFSDAVAAFQWMVDPDGNPATVEDVPDVCNNSWGLTQSYYGSCRGDFNTAIDAAEAAGVVVVFSAGNSGPGSQTIGSPANRVASSWTVFSVGALEQNNATIASFSSRGPSDCDGYSIKPEISAVGVDVRSAKPGGGYQYMSGTSMSAPHVSGGVLLLRQAFPDATPDEIKMALYYGAYDLGTAGDDNTYGNGRLDMVESYEFLVDYFGGGDDDDDDDNDDNDDNDNNDDNDDNDDNDDNDDNDDNDDNDDNDDNDDNDTAGDDDDDDDSGCGMTAGDVVKYIF, from the coding sequence ATGAAAGTATTTGCTTATACTGTACCCTTCCTACTGGTCTTGTTGACGCTGGCCCTCGCGCCCGCCGCGCAGGCGGCTTGGTTGGACCCCACGTTGTCCGATCAAATCGACGCGGCCGATGCCGAGGAGTACGTCAACATCTACGTCGTATTGAAAGAGCAAGCCGACCTCCAGACCGCCCTGGCAGAAGCGGAATTGGCCGGCGGCGATCGCGCGCAACGCCATTTCGAAGTGATTTCGCGCCTTCATGAAACGGCCGACCTCACGCAAGGTCCGATTCTTGAAATGCTGCAAATCCATCGCGCCAATGGCCTGGTCAAAGAATTCAAGGCGTTTTGGATCGCTAATGCCTTTGCGATCCAGGCCAAACCGGGTTTCGTCCTGTTGATCGCCGAGCATCCGGCGGTCGCTTCGGTTTACAACGATTACGAGATCGCGCTTGTCGATCCGACCGAAATCCATGCTGATACGCCGCGGGCCGTCGCTGCGGTAGAGAGCGGCATTACCTCTTCGCGCGCCCCCGAATTGTGGGCGTTGGGCATCGACGGCTCCGGCGCTCTGGCCTGCGATCAGGACACGGGCGCGGACGGCTCGCACGCCGCCTTTGCCGGCCGCTGGCGGGGACTTGATGCCGGTGTACCGGCGGGCGAAGCCTGGTTCGATCCGCTGGATAACGAAACCTTCCCGAGCGAATCCTGCCCCTCCTGGTGGAGCTGCAACGAACACGGCACCCACACGTTGGGCACGATGGTCGGTGACGACGGTTCCGGCAACCAAGTCGGCATGGCGCCCGGCGCGAAGTGGATCGGCGCCAAAACCATCGACACCGGTGGCAACATCTTTTCCGACGCCGTCGCCGCGTTCCAATGGATGGTCGATCCGGACGGCAACCCCGCGACGGTCGAAGACGTGCCCGACGTCTGCAACAACAGTTGGGGATTGACTCAAAGTTACTACGGTTCCTGCCGCGGTGACTTCAACACGGCGATCGACGCGGCCGAAGCGGCTGGAGTCGTAGTGGTCTTTTCAGCCGGAAACTCCGGACCGGGAAGCCAAACCATCGGCTCGCCCGCCAACCGGGTCGCAAGTTCGTGGACCGTGTTTTCGGTGGGCGCGTTGGAGCAAAACAACGCCACGATCGCCAGTTTTTCCAGTCGCGGTCCCTCCGATTGCGACGGTTACTCGATCAAACCGGAAATCAGCGCGGTCGGCGTCGATGTACGAAGCGCCAAACCGGGCGGCGGCTACCAATACATGAGCGGCACGTCGATGTCGGCACCGCACGTGTCCGGCGGCGTCTTACTGCTTCGTCAGGCCTTCCCGGATGCCACGCCGGATGAAATCAAAATGGCGCTCTACTACGGGGCTTATGACCTCGGAACCGCCGGTGACGATAACACCTACGGCAACGGGCGGTTGGACATGGTTGAGTCCTATGAGTTCCTGGTCGACTATTTTGGCGGCGGCGACGACGATGACGACGACGATAATGATGACAACGATGACAACGACAACAATGATGACAACGACGACAACGATGACAACGACGACAACGATGATAACGACGACAACGACGACAACGACGACAACGATGATAACGATGACAATGATACGGCCGGTGACGATGACGATGACGACGACAGCGGTTGCGGCATGACCGCGGGCGACGTCGTCAAATACATATTCTGA
- a CDS encoding aminotransferase class III-fold pyridoxal phosphate-dependent enzyme, translating to MSEKLDLTRSEQLYEEARKLVPGGILGIRRPYNFVPGEYPVFFDHALGGRCWDVDGNEFVDMLAAYGPIILGHREAEIDAAVVEQMAKGFCMNLAQPLQNQLAAKLIELIPCAEKVVLVKTGSDATTAAIRIARGVTGRLKVLRCGYHGWHDWCVEQRGGIPEKYYEDTHEFHYNDIDDLDRLLDQYRDDTAAIIITPLGHPLAHPIQEPAPGFLEAVRERADAAGIVLIFDEVRTGFRVALGGAQERYGVTPDLATFGKAMANGYPISAVVGKADFMNVVEGGVFVSSTFFPNSLEMAAALKTIEILEREKALDTLWERGEAFLRRVGEVVEASGVPAELSGIPPMPFITFPSDPDKKYKARRTLFYTELIRRGVFLQPYHHGYLMCRHTEADVVKAIDAIEESLAVVRREIP from the coding sequence GTGTCCGAAAAACTCGACCTCACACGCAGCGAACAACTTTATGAAGAAGCGCGGAAACTCGTACCAGGCGGCATCCTGGGCATTCGTCGGCCCTACAATTTCGTTCCCGGCGAATACCCGGTATTTTTCGACCACGCTCTGGGCGGCCGGTGCTGGGACGTGGACGGCAACGAGTTCGTCGACATGCTGGCGGCCTACGGCCCGATTATCCTCGGCCATCGTGAAGCGGAAATCGACGCCGCCGTCGTCGAACAGATGGCCAAGGGCTTTTGCATGAACCTGGCCCAACCGCTGCAGAACCAATTAGCAGCTAAACTCATCGAATTGATTCCCTGCGCCGAAAAAGTTGTGCTGGTCAAAACCGGCAGCGACGCGACCACCGCGGCGATTCGCATTGCGCGCGGCGTCACGGGACGGCTGAAAGTCCTGCGCTGCGGCTACCACGGCTGGCACGACTGGTGCGTCGAGCAACGCGGCGGCATTCCGGAGAAGTACTACGAGGACACGCACGAGTTTCACTATAACGACATCGACGATCTCGACCGCCTGCTCGACCAATACCGCGACGATACGGCGGCGATCATCATCACCCCGCTCGGGCACCCGCTGGCGCATCCGATACAAGAGCCCGCCCCCGGTTTCCTCGAGGCCGTACGCGAGCGCGCCGATGCAGCGGGGATCGTGCTGATCTTCGACGAGGTGCGCACCGGCTTCCGCGTTGCCCTGGGCGGCGCGCAGGAGCGATACGGCGTCACTCCCGACCTGGCGACCTTCGGCAAAGCGATGGCCAACGGCTACCCGATCAGCGCCGTGGTCGGCAAAGCCGACTTCATGAATGTGGTCGAAGGCGGGGTATTCGTCTCCAGCACGTTTTTCCCCAACTCGTTGGAGATGGCCGCGGCGCTCAAGACCATCGAGATACTCGAACGCGAAAAAGCGCTCGACACCCTATGGGAACGGGGCGAAGCATTTCTCCGGCGGGTCGGCGAAGTGGTTGAGGCCTCCGGCGTGCCGGCTGAGCTTTCCGGCATTCCGCCGATGCCCTTCATTACCTTCCCGTCAGATCCCGACAAGAAATACAAGGCGCGACGGACCCTGTTCTACACCGAACTGATTCGCCGCGGCGTGTTCCTACAGCCCTATCACCACGGCTACTTGATGTGCCGCCACACGGAAGCCGATGTCGTCAAGGCCATCGACGCCATCGAGGAATCCCTGGCTGTGGTTCGGCGGGAAATACCGTAG
- a CDS encoding diacylglycerol kinase family lipid kinase encodes MGKIVFVVNPNAANGTAAAQWPQIADMAQKRLGTFETLFTERVGHAMELARGAAAGGADLIVSVGGDGTMNEVANGLMNEDGTPVNPQIAVGQISIGTGGDFRKTTGLPKDIDAAFDWLVGDAVRPIDVGRMEMTGHDGEPQVRYFVNIASAGIGGAVDERVNMATKILGGFFSFFWGTITAMLSFKNVPMRIVLDDERDLGERRVFSLAVANGRFFGGGMQMAPGADMSDGLFDVVIIGDVDWSEKLSQLPRIYSGAHLGHEKVEIHRAKKVEAISDHTALLDVDGEVPGRLPTTFTICPGALKFKVKQ; translated from the coding sequence ATGGGCAAGATCGTGTTTGTCGTCAATCCAAATGCGGCCAACGGTACCGCGGCAGCACAATGGCCCCAGATCGCCGACATGGCTCAAAAGCGCCTCGGTACATTTGAAACCTTGTTCACCGAACGCGTCGGCCACGCGATGGAACTCGCCCGCGGTGCCGCGGCAGGCGGCGCGGACCTGATTGTCTCGGTCGGCGGCGACGGCACGATGAACGAGGTTGCCAACGGCCTGATGAACGAGGACGGCACACCGGTCAATCCGCAAATCGCCGTGGGACAAATTTCCATCGGTACCGGCGGCGACTTTCGCAAAACCACCGGTTTGCCCAAAGATATCGACGCGGCCTTCGACTGGCTGGTTGGCGACGCCGTCCGACCCATCGACGTGGGACGCATGGAAATGACCGGACACGACGGGGAACCGCAGGTCCGGTATTTCGTCAACATCGCGTCGGCCGGCATCGGCGGCGCGGTCGACGAGCGCGTCAACATGGCGACCAAAATCCTCGGCGGTTTCTTCTCGTTTTTCTGGGGAACGATCACGGCGATGCTGAGCTTCAAGAACGTGCCGATGCGCATCGTGCTCGACGACGAGCGCGACCTGGGCGAGCGGCGTGTGTTCAGCCTGGCCGTGGCCAACGGACGATTTTTCGGCGGCGGCATGCAGATGGCGCCCGGCGCGGACATGTCCGACGGCTTGTTTGACGTGGTGATCATCGGCGACGTCGACTGGAGCGAAAAGCTCTCTCAACTACCTAGGATTTACAGCGGCGCACACTTGGGTCACGAGAAGGTGGAAATCCATCGGGCGAAGAAGGTCGAAGCGATTTCCGACCACACTGCACTGCTGGATGTCGACGGCGAGGTGCCTGGTCGCCTGCCGACCACATTCACCATTTGCCCGGGTGCGCTCAAGTTTAAGGTCAAGCAGTAG
- a CDS encoding RidA family protein, with amino-acid sequence MSGKVHNPPSIPKPSGYNHGFEMPGSRILFVAGQSGETTTGTVPEAFVEQFDVALGRVMAVVKAAGGRADNIGRLTIYVTDMDEYLATRPALNAVYRKHLGRHYPAMSALGVASFIQPEMKVELEATAVLE; translated from the coding sequence GTGAGCGGCAAGGTTCACAATCCGCCGTCGATCCCTAAACCCAGCGGCTACAACCACGGTTTCGAAATGCCGGGCTCGCGAATCCTTTTCGTCGCGGGCCAAAGCGGCGAGACGACTACGGGAACGGTGCCTGAAGCGTTCGTCGAACAATTTGACGTTGCGCTCGGCCGCGTGATGGCCGTCGTCAAAGCCGCCGGGGGCCGCGCGGATAACATCGGGCGGTTGACGATCTACGTCACCGATATGGACGAATACCTTGCCACCCGGCCGGCCCTGAACGCGGTTTACCGCAAGCACCTAGGCCGTCACTACCCGGCGATGAGCGCCCTGGGCGTCGCCTCATTTATCCAACCGGAAATGAAAGTCGAACTCGAAGCAACGGCCGTACTCGAGTAG
- the alr gene encoding alanine racemase, whose product MYTNRPTFAWIDLDALEYNFRALRKRVGADIAILAVVKADAYGHGAIPVATTLERHGADCFGVAFVEEGMELRNGGISKPILILGGIYPGEALKAHTHGLTPVVVSLERGLELAREATDLGLKIKVHVKVDTGMTRLGIPVREAVEGILRLAREPVLEIEGLLSHFATVSPNLGPDYWDQLAKFRGVVDQLQSKGVDPPIKHMSASTAILGAPKPPFNMVRPGIMLLGATKMPGFEKVMDLRPVFRFTTQIIRLSRVPVGTPISYGGKFVTQRESMIATLPVGYADGLNRLLSNRGSALVRGKRAPIVGAVCMDLCMLDVTDIPSAANGDEVVFIGRQGDEEIRSEEVAELCNTIPYEIFCNINHRVGRIYVKRNGGDSYASV is encoded by the coding sequence ATGTACACAAACCGCCCGACTTTTGCCTGGATCGACCTCGACGCGCTTGAATACAATTTTCGCGCCTTGCGCAAACGCGTCGGTGCCGACATTGCCATTCTCGCCGTCGTCAAAGCGGACGCTTACGGCCACGGCGCGATTCCCGTCGCCACGACCTTGGAGCGGCACGGCGCCGATTGTTTCGGCGTCGCCTTCGTCGAGGAAGGCATGGAGTTGCGCAATGGCGGCATCTCCAAGCCGATTCTGATATTGGGCGGTATCTACCCGGGCGAAGCGCTCAAAGCCCACACGCACGGCCTGACCCCGGTGGTCGTCTCCTTGGAACGCGGTCTGGAATTGGCGCGTGAAGCCACGGACCTGGGGCTGAAAATCAAAGTGCACGTCAAAGTCGACACAGGCATGACGCGCCTGGGCATACCGGTGCGCGAAGCCGTGGAAGGCATCTTGCGCCTGGCGCGCGAACCCGTGCTGGAAATCGAGGGATTGCTCAGTCACTTTGCCACCGTCAGCCCGAATCTCGGGCCGGATTACTGGGACCAACTGGCCAAATTCCGCGGCGTGGTCGATCAACTCCAGTCAAAAGGAGTCGATCCGCCGATCAAGCACATGTCGGCGTCCACGGCGATCCTCGGTGCGCCCAAGCCGCCCTTCAACATGGTGCGTCCGGGTATCATGCTGCTGGGCGCGACAAAAATGCCGGGTTTTGAAAAGGTGATGGACCTACGCCCGGTGTTTCGCTTCACGACGCAAATCATCCGCCTCAGCCGCGTGCCGGTGGGAACGCCCATCAGCTACGGCGGCAAATTCGTCACGCAGCGGGAAAGTATGATCGCCACATTGCCGGTCGGTTATGCCGACGGCCTCAACCGCCTTCTGTCCAACCGCGGCTCCGCGCTCGTGCGCGGCAAACGCGCGCCGATCGTAGGCGCCGTGTGCATGGACCTTTGCATGCTCGACGTTACCGATATTCCCAGCGCGGCCAACGGCGACGAAGTGGTGTTCATCGGGCGGCAGGGCGACGAAGAGATCAGGTCGGAAGAAGTAGCCGAGTTGTGCAATACGATTCCATACGAGATATTCTGTAATATCAACCACCGGGTGGGACGCATTTATGTCAAGCGAAACGGCGGCGATTCTTACGCGTCCGTTTGA
- a CDS encoding ABC transporter permease, with protein sequence MSSETAAILTRPFERLGASLLRFVEQVGAITLIFVLAMKWLPRRPFRFKLLIKQFDFIGVQSTFIIFLTSLFTGGVFSLQSSQAFRLFEANTMVGPTVVLALTRELGPVLTALMVIGRVGSSMAAEIGTMRVTEQIDALETMAVSPIHYLVVPRLIASVIMMPMLTTLFDFIGTMGSYFVTTVLLSIPSDEFVEQVVYYVDFDDFYIGIVKAAVFGLIMATIGCYKGYYTSGGAEGVGRATTESVVLASVAVMIANYFLTALMF encoded by the coding sequence ATGTCAAGCGAAACGGCGGCGATTCTTACGCGTCCGTTTGAGCGTCTCGGCGCCAGCCTGCTACGCTTTGTCGAGCAGGTGGGGGCGATCACGCTCATTTTCGTGTTGGCGATGAAATGGCTGCCCCGCCGTCCCTTCCGGTTCAAGCTACTCATCAAGCAATTCGATTTCATCGGCGTGCAGTCGACCTTCATCATTTTCTTGACCAGCCTTTTCACCGGCGGCGTGTTTTCGCTGCAAAGTTCCCAAGCGTTCCGCTTGTTTGAAGCCAACACGATGGTCGGGCCGACGGTCGTGCTGGCCTTGACGCGTGAACTGGGACCGGTGCTTACGGCGTTGATGGTTATCGGCCGCGTCGGCTCGAGTATGGCCGCCGAAATCGGCACGATGCGCGTTACCGAGCAGATCGATGCGCTCGAAACCATGGCGGTCAGCCCCATCCACTACCTCGTGGTGCCGCGGTTGATCGCCTCGGTCATCATGATGCCGATGCTCACGACCTTGTTCGACTTCATCGGCACGATGGGTTCGTACTTCGTGACGACGGTTTTGCTGAGCATCCCGTCCGATGAGTTCGTCGAGCAGGTCGTGTACTACGTCGATTTCGACGACTTTTACATCGGTATCGTCAAGGCGGCCGTCTTTGGGCTGATTATGGCCACGATTGGTTGTTACAAAGGCTATTACACGAGCGGCGGCGCCGAAGGGGTGGGGCGCGCAACGACCGAAAGCGTCGTGCTGGCTTCGGTGGCGGTGATGATCGCCAATTATTTCTTGACCGCGTTGATGTTCTAG
- a CDS encoding aminoacetone oxidase family FAD-binding enzyme produces the protein MRPKSSTIRPMEQWDVIIVGGGAAGLVAAGAASRGGAQTLVLEKAHRVARKVGITGKGRCNVTTTWSMAEAPAAYPRGGDFLRNCFSRFYAPDVIEILERRGVPCATERGRRVFPESGEARDVVNALYRYARSEGAAVRTKARVISIDTDPVAFRLQTQGEELHARRVIIATGGKSYPKTGSTGDGYQLAQKFGHHILPPRPALVPLVIEALPVSIDLLLHNVGVSLWDGSRKVADGFGEAHLRTRWLGGAIPLDLSRDIMDLHAPHIAIDWKPGLGPDKLDARLRRDLDGNGKQPLQRVLDGLLPQAAIPIFVSLLGLDVGKKCAEVGKKTRLALGSLLKDMRLRVIGTRGFDEALITAGGVALEEIDPISLESRLVPGLHFAGEVLDVDGITGGFNLQAAFSTGYVAGTAAAEKLR, from the coding sequence ATGCGACCGAAATCCTCTACGATCCGCCCGATGGAACAGTGGGACGTAATCATAGTCGGCGGCGGGGCTGCCGGACTCGTGGCGGCGGGCGCGGCATCGCGCGGCGGCGCCCAGACGCTCGTGTTGGAAAAAGCCCACCGCGTCGCCAGAAAAGTGGGCATCACCGGCAAGGGCCGCTGCAACGTGACCACCACGTGGTCGATGGCTGAAGCGCCGGCGGCGTATCCGCGGGGCGGAGATTTTCTACGCAACTGCTTCAGTCGCTTCTACGCCCCCGACGTTATCGAAATTTTGGAACGACGCGGCGTGCCCTGCGCCACCGAACGCGGGCGGCGGGTGTTCCCGGAATCCGGAGAGGCGCGCGATGTCGTCAACGCGCTGTATCGCTACGCCCGCAGTGAAGGCGCAGCGGTTCGCACCAAAGCCCGGGTGATATCCATCGACACCGACCCGGTGGCTTTTCGGCTGCAAACCCAGGGCGAGGAATTGCACGCCCGCCGGGTAATTATCGCGACCGGGGGCAAGAGTTACCCCAAGACCGGCTCGACCGGCGACGGCTACCAACTCGCGCAGAAGTTCGGCCACCACATCCTACCGCCGCGTCCCGCCCTCGTGCCGCTGGTGATCGAGGCGTTGCCCGTGTCGATCGACTTGTTGCTGCACAACGTGGGCGTCAGCCTGTGGGATGGATCGCGAAAAGTCGCCGATGGTTTCGGTGAAGCGCACTTGCGGACGCGCTGGTTGGGTGGCGCGATTCCGCTCGACCTCTCACGCGATATTATGGACCTTCACGCGCCCCACATCGCCATTGATTGGAAACCGGGGCTCGGGCCGGACAAGCTCGACGCTCGTTTGCGGCGCGACCTCGATGGCAACGGCAAGCAGCCCCTGCAACGGGTGCTGGACGGTTTGTTGCCGCAAGCCGCGATCCCGATCTTTGTCTCGTTGCTTGGCCTGGACGTGGGAAAGAAGTGCGCCGAGGTCGGCAAGAAAACACGGCTGGCGTTGGGCTCGCTGCTTAAAGACATGCGCCTGCGCGTCATCGGCACGCGGGGATTCGACGAGGCGCTGATCACCGCCGGCGGCGTGGCGTTGGAGGAAATCGATCCCATCAGCCTGGAAAGCCGCCTCGTGCCGGGGCTGCATTTTGCCGGCGAAGTGCTGGACGTGGACGGCATCACCGGTGGGTTTAACCTTCAAGCCGCCTTTTCAACCGGTTACGTAGCCGGGACCGCGGCGGCGGAGAAGCTGCGATGA
- a CDS encoding nucleotide exchange factor GrpE translates to MPDDKNDDNGLTADIPESVFEEALRAVEKIQSESRQSGGAETAAPKSKPRKKSAARDDEDLADLIGLLETEADAPATAPSSPAADPSASLESDLQVLSKLLEREYSLEREADFFRSVLWEDLRSPDQQVDEAVVKQKEGQIQELMANLRELQSEFEKFRTRLTKEAETAKRFGNEALILILLPIIDNLERAIEHADATEDKAAMVQGVRMILKQLLGALGGAGLTTVAAKGRKFDPNFHEALTTVETMEMPPNIVISEYQKGYLLFDRLIRPSRVVVSMHPEGNNDNAKGESLPENSPPGPNDEEA, encoded by the coding sequence TTGCCTGATGACAAGAACGACGATAACGGTCTGACCGCCGATATTCCCGAGTCGGTATTCGAAGAAGCGCTTCGCGCCGTGGAAAAAATCCAATCGGAATCCCGACAAAGCGGCGGTGCCGAAACGGCCGCCCCGAAATCCAAGCCTCGGAAGAAATCTGCGGCACGTGACGACGAAGATTTAGCCGATTTAATCGGCTTGCTCGAAACCGAAGCGGACGCCCCGGCAACCGCGCCCTCCTCGCCGGCGGCAGATCCCAGCGCCAGCTTGGAATCAGACCTGCAGGTACTATCCAAGTTGCTGGAAAGGGAGTATAGTCTCGAGCGTGAGGCGGATTTTTTCCGTTCCGTTTTGTGGGAGGACCTCCGAAGCCCAGACCAGCAGGTCGACGAGGCTGTAGTCAAGCAGAAGGAAGGTCAAATTCAGGAGCTCATGGCGAACCTGAGAGAGCTCCAGTCTGAGTTTGAGAAATTCCGTACACGCTTGACCAAGGAAGCCGAAACTGCAAAACGTTTTGGCAACGAAGCTTTGATATTGATATTGTTGCCGATTATCGATAATCTAGAGCGCGCAATTGAACATGCGGACGCGACCGAGGATAAAGCTGCCATGGTGCAGGGGGTCCGTATGATTTTGAAGCAGTTGCTGGGCGCGCTCGGTGGCGCAGGGTTAACGACGGTAGCGGCAAAGGGCCGGAAGTTCGATCCGAACTTCCATGAGGCTCTGACGACTGTGGAAACGATGGAAATGCCGCCGAACATTGTGATCAGCGAATATCAGAAAGGCTACCTCTTGTTCGACCGTTTGATTCGTCCGTCGCGGGTTGTGGTGAGTATGCATCCGGAAGGGAATAACGATAACGCTAAAGGCGAGTCGTTGCCGGAAAACAGCCCGCCCGGTCCCAATGACGAGGAAGCCTAA
- the nagZ gene encoding beta-N-acetylhexosaminidase: protein MKRREPGRVMLVGFEGTQVNEQVRELLKFGVGGFVLFRRNLESAEQTAGLIAEIRSLAETRRLLFAIDEEGGRVQRLREFGTAWPPARVIGAAADAEPVRQFGAALGTELRALGFDIDFAPVVDVDSNAGNPVIGDRSFGSDPETVADLTEAFIRAIQGQGVAACAKHFPGHGDTVADSHYELPVVRHDRERLEQVEWVPFRRAVAAGVQGVMTAHLVAEKIDPATPATMSPHLLGLLRNEIGFPGVIFSDDLEMRAIADNYDVGEAALSAARAGCDMLLICLEMDMQEAVFRALYDGPRRGVLPAERMGQMEQRLDRLAAWLPVPATGDLSVVGCQAHRALSREIAARPPDGLTGQNTGSKQT, encoded by the coding sequence ATGAAACGGCGCGAACCCGGCCGCGTTATGCTGGTCGGATTTGAAGGAACGCAGGTCAACGAGCAGGTCCGCGAACTGTTGAAGTTCGGCGTCGGCGGTTTCGTCCTATTTCGCCGCAATCTGGAAAGTGCCGAACAAACAGCGGGCCTGATTGCCGAAATCCGATCCCTGGCCGAAACCCGTCGGTTGCTTTTCGCCATCGACGAAGAAGGCGGGCGCGTGCAGCGCTTGCGCGAGTTCGGCACCGCGTGGCCTCCGGCAAGGGTGATCGGCGCGGCGGCGGACGCCGAGCCGGTGCGACAATTCGGCGCGGCGCTGGGAACCGAGTTGCGCGCCCTGGGCTTCGATATTGATTTTGCGCCGGTGGTCGACGTCGATTCCAATGCGGGCAACCCGGTGATCGGCGACCGAAGCTTCGGTAGCGATCCGGAGACGGTAGCGGATTTGACTGAGGCCTTTATCCGGGCGATTCAGGGGCAGGGCGTTGCCGCGTGCGCGAAGCATTTTCCGGGTCACGGCGATACCGTCGCTGACAGCCACTACGAGTTGCCGGTCGTCCGCCACGATCGAGAACGTTTGGAACAAGTGGAATGGGTTCCTTTTCGGCGGGCGGTGGCGGCGGGCGTGCAAGGTGTGATGACAGCGCACTTAGTCGCCGAGAAAATCGATCCGGCCACTCCGGCGACAATGTCACCGCACCTTTTAGGCCTGTTGCGGAACGAAATCGGCTTTCCGGGAGTCATCTTCTCCGACGACCTGGAAATGCGGGCCATTGCCGACAACTACGATGTCGGCGAAGCGGCTTTGTCGGCGGCGCGGGCGGGGTGCGACATGCTTTTGATCTGCCTCGAGATGGATATGCAGGAAGCCGTGTTTCGGGCGTTGTACGATGGCCCCCGGCGCGGTGTGTTGCCGGCCGAGCGGATGGGGCAGATGGAGCAACGGCTCGACCGCCTGGCGGCGTGGCTGCCCGTGCCCGCCACAGGTGATTTATCCGTCGTCGGATGCCAGGCGCATCGAGCCTTATCGCGTGAGATTGCCGCCCGGCCACCGGACGGCTTGACGGGACAGAACACGGGGTCTAAGCAGACATAA
- the rlmN gene encoding 23S rRNA (adenine(2503)-C(2))-methyltransferase RlmN: MTRPWIRDFTIDELAAAFVEMGEQSFRARQVFRWLYKDDVESFDEMTDLSCELRAKLAEKFHIGRLPVVDEMVGEDGTRKIVLELADGHRIECVLIPETRRLTVCVSSQVGCRWGCGFCRTGQMGFIRDLTAGEIVEQYLAAQRIAGDRRVSNVVLMGMGEPLDNLDHVTRAIEIFYADHGVNLSPRKVTLSTVGIVPQLPKLALRVDVSLAVSLHAADDETRSQLVPANRKWPLRELIDACRVFPMSHRRRVTFEYALIAGVNDSDDDAERLVRLVGDLRPKVNLIAVNPSDEQFAAPTEERVRRFQEILRDHNITCMVRKPRGRDILAACGQLAAPRCDAET, from the coding sequence ATGACGCGCCCGTGGATCAGAGACTTCACGATCGATGAACTCGCCGCGGCGTTCGTGGAGATGGGTGAACAATCGTTCCGTGCGCGGCAGGTGTTCCGCTGGCTTTACAAAGACGACGTCGAATCCTTTGACGAAATGACGGATCTATCGTGCGAGCTACGCGCAAAACTGGCCGAGAAATTTCACATCGGCCGTCTCCCGGTTGTCGACGAAATGGTTGGCGAGGACGGGACGCGCAAAATCGTACTCGAACTAGCCGACGGTCACCGTATTGAATGCGTGTTGATCCCCGAAACGCGACGTCTGACCGTGTGCGTCTCCAGCCAGGTCGGCTGCCGCTGGGGCTGCGGCTTTTGTCGCACCGGGCAGATGGGCTTTATACGGGATCTGACGGCGGGTGAAATCGTCGAGCAATACCTCGCCGCCCAGCGAATCGCCGGCGATCGCCGCGTGAGCAACGTCGTGCTGATGGGCATGGGCGAGCCTTTGGACAACCTGGACCACGTGACGCGCGCGATTGAGATTTTCTACGCCGATCACGGCGTCAATCTCAGCCCGCGCAAGGTGACGCTGTCCACCGTCGGTATTGTGCCGCAGTTGCCGAAGCTCGCGCTGCGGGTCGACGTCAGCTTGGCCGTCAGCCTACATGCCGCCGACGATGAAACCCGAAGCCAACTCGTGCCGGCCAATCGAAAGTGGCCGCTGCGGGAACTCATCGATGCCTGCCGAGTATTCCCGATGTCGCACCGGCGTCGCGTCACCTTCGAGTACGCGTTGATTGCCGGCGTCAACGATTCCGACGACGACGCGGAACGCCTCGTGCGCCTGGTGGGCGACCTGCGGCCCAAGGTCAATTTGATTGCCGTCAATCCGTCCGACGAGCAATTCGCTGCTCCCACCGAGGAGCGCGTTCGTCGCTTTCAAGAAATTCTCCGCGACCACAACATCACCTGCATGGTCCGCAAGCCGCGCGGTCGTGACATTCTCGCCGCGTGCGGTCAGTTGGCCGCGCCACGTTGCGACGCCGAAACCTGA